A single window of Flavobacterium aestivum DNA harbors:
- a CDS encoding OmpA family protein, which yields MKKRITYFIVFIVSTMSAYSQKSSLVKADKSYDQFAYFDAIKTYERMFYKGYKSADLLEKLANSYYFKADLQNAAKWYGELYAIKKDLSPEYYYRYAQSLKAIKKYSKADEMMAKFSQMNGNDRRAKLAVEQKDYLAIIKKNSGRYSIENAGINTEYSDFGSSFFGDKLVFTSARMKDKVYEKKSPWTGEGYTNLYMVSKSADGTLSGVERVSGNINSKYNASTAVFTKDGETVYFTRNNYLDQKGKDKAILLKIYRATLKKGAWENITELPFNSNDYSVAHPALSPDEKYLYFASDMPGTLGQSDIFKVAINFDGSFGTPENLGDIINTEGRETFPFISEDNELYFASDGHPGLGGLDVFVYKVETDKWYKKVLNVGETLNSSKDDFGFLINTTTKLGYFTSNRDGGLGGDDIYKFKELKKIQYPCEQFLGGKVTDKALGEPLEGAKVTLFDSDYKMLKVVIAGSDGKFDLGPVGCNEKYYIKTEKADYNSIEVPVVIANESGTTFVPLMLDKSVRELKVGDDLAKVLELKTILFDLNKSYIRPDAALELSKVFDVMEQNPNIKVDIRSHTDSRQSSDYNKKLSERRAKSTMEWLIKNGIDRKRLTAKGYGESQLLNKCADGVKCTEAEHQVNRRSEFIIVK from the coding sequence ATGAAAAAAAGAATTACATATTTCATAGTGTTCATTGTTAGTACGATGAGTGCCTATTCGCAAAAATCAAGTCTGGTTAAAGCTGATAAAAGTTACGATCAATTTGCCTATTTTGACGCTATAAAGACCTATGAGCGAATGTTTTATAAAGGGTATAAATCGGCTGATTTGCTAGAAAAATTAGCCAACTCCTATTATTTTAAGGCCGATTTGCAAAATGCTGCCAAATGGTATGGAGAGCTATATGCAATAAAGAAGGATTTATCCCCAGAATATTATTATCGTTATGCCCAATCATTAAAAGCAATAAAAAAGTACAGTAAGGCTGATGAAATGATGGCAAAGTTCAGTCAAATGAATGGCAATGATCGCAGAGCAAAATTAGCGGTAGAACAAAAAGATTATTTGGCAATAATAAAAAAGAATTCAGGTAGATATAGTATAGAAAATGCGGGAATTAATACTGAATATTCAGATTTTGGAAGTTCTTTTTTTGGAGATAAATTAGTTTTTACATCAGCTAGAATGAAAGATAAAGTATATGAAAAAAAATCTCCTTGGACAGGCGAAGGGTATACAAATCTTTATATGGTTAGTAAAAGTGCAGATGGGACACTTTCTGGTGTAGAACGTGTTTCCGGAAATATTAATTCTAAATACAATGCATCGACAGCCGTATTTACTAAAGATGGGGAAACCGTTTATTTTACGAGAAATAATTATTTAGATCAAAAAGGAAAAGATAAAGCGATATTGTTGAAAATATATCGGGCAACACTCAAAAAAGGAGCTTGGGAAAATATAACGGAATTACCGTTTAACAGTAATGATTATAGTGTGGCACATCCGGCTTTAAGTCCTGATGAGAAATATTTATATTTTGCATCCGATATGCCAGGAACATTAGGACAATCGGATATCTTTAAAGTAGCCATTAATTTTGATGGCAGTTTTGGAACACCGGAAAATCTCGGTGATATTATAAACACTGAGGGAAGGGAAACATTCCCATTCATTAGTGAAGACAATGAACTTTATTTTGCTTCAGATGGACATCCGGGATTAGGAGGGCTGGATGTGTTTGTTTATAAAGTAGAAACAGATAAATGGTATAAAAAAGTACTAAATGTTGGTGAAACACTGAATAGCTCAAAAGATGATTTTGGTTTCCTGATAAACACGACTACTAAGCTTGGCTATTTTACTTCTAATAGAGATGGAGGTTTAGGAGGTGATGATATTTATAAGTTTAAGGAGCTTAAAAAAATTCAATATCCATGCGAGCAATTTTTAGGAGGTAAAGTTACAGATAAAGCATTGGGAGAGCCACTTGAAGGAGCGAAAGTAACTTTGTTTGACAGCGACTATAAAATGTTGAAAGTAGTTATTGCAGGAAGTGACGGGAAATTTGATTTAGGTCCGGTGGGATGCAATGAAAAGTATTATATCAAGACAGAAAAAGCAGATTATAATAGCATTGAAGTACCAGTAGTTATCGCTAATGAATCAGGAACAACATTTGTACCCTTGATGTTAGATAAATCCGTTAGGGAATTGAAAGTAGGTGATGATTTAGCAAAAGTATTAGAACTAAAAACGATTTTATTTGATTTGAATAAATCCTATATCAGACCGGATGCAGCCCTAGAGTTGTCTAAAGTTTTTGATGTGATGGAACAAAATCCAAACATAAAAGTTGATATCCGTTCGCACACAGATAGCCGACAAAGTAGTGATTACAATAAAAAATTATCAGAAAGAAGAGCAAAATCAACTATGGAATGGTTGATAAAAAATGGTATTGATAGAAAGCGCTTAACAGCAAAAGGATATGGAGAATCTCAATTACTGAATAAATGTGCTGATGGTGTAAAATGTACAGAAGCAGAACATCAAGTCAATAGAAGAAGCGAATTTATTATAGTAAAGTAG
- a CDS encoding 2'-5' RNA ligase family protein, translating to MEKLYSLVIHPPETILTLVKSMKEELASKVGWFHSKNSVGHITICEFRATDAAIETIKNQISRLCDTLTPVEVYLNELGSFPNGAFFIAPDSDSKSNLKYIMKQFHKSLRIQNMLKSDNPHLSIARKLSPENLAQANHLFTSIDLNFVCDSVVLRKFDENIKQFFVTDTFDFKDNPQPKPIQGTLF from the coding sequence ATGGAAAAATTGTATTCTCTTGTCATTCATCCTCCCGAAACTATCCTTACTTTGGTTAAGTCTATGAAAGAAGAGTTGGCCTCTAAAGTGGGCTGGTTTCACAGTAAAAATTCTGTAGGGCATATTACCATCTGCGAATTCAGAGCGACAGATGCTGCTATTGAAACAATAAAGAATCAAATAAGTAGATTATGTGATACTTTAACTCCTGTTGAAGTATACTTAAATGAATTAGGAAGTTTTCCCAATGGTGCTTTTTTTATAGCACCAGACAGCGATTCTAAAAGCAACCTGAAGTATATTATGAAGCAATTTCATAAATCACTTCGTATTCAGAATATGCTTAAAAGTGATAATCCGCATCTGTCGATTGCCAGAAAACTAAGCCCAGAGAATCTGGCACAAGCAAATCATTTATTCACCAGTATTGATCTAAATTTTGTTTGTGACAGTGTTGTTTTAAGAAAGTTTGACGAAAATATAAAACAGTTTTTTGTAACTGATACTTTCGATTTTAAAGATAACCCACAACCTAAACCAATTCAGGGAACACTTTTTTAG
- a CDS encoding sensor histidine kinase, whose translation MSRFIFFKKLRSSNLFVLLIIVFLSCTLLIVINFYTIKILSASRAYVNGESHYSKAQKDAVRHLIIYIYTQDQREWELYNEELKVPQGDGIARVALLNYDDEAVIRKGFLAGRNKEEDLDDVIWLFRNFKSISFMAKAIKEWEQADNLINQLYWFGKEIDHQVRASKLNSGIREKMLLEISILSNKLTINERNFSNTLGEGTHMIKGVLIIINVFFILIIISSVSYYYSIMVKRLIASKKEIEIKNENLIILNSELDNFVYSVSHDLRSPITSLKGLIELTKLEDDLEQINYYLMLMCKSLNKQDQFINDIIDYSKNKRIEIVVKPVSLNELIDDAIYQHNNNINANKITITKDVLVDEVQSDRLRLRIILNNLLSNAIKYVDESKNEMLISIKTYNSGSFHKIEITDNGIGIQEEYKDHIFNMFFVINSNKGSGLGLYIVKETLEKINGNIMVYSESKVGSKFIVTIPNLYGN comes from the coding sequence ATGTCTAGATTCATTTTTTTTAAGAAGTTAAGGTCTTCCAATCTTTTTGTTCTTTTAATAATTGTATTTCTATCTTGTACTTTGTTAATAGTTATTAATTTTTATACAATTAAAATCTTATCAGCAAGTAGGGCTTATGTAAATGGAGAATCCCATTATTCAAAAGCACAGAAAGACGCGGTTCGGCACCTCATAATTTATATTTACACACAAGACCAAAGAGAATGGGAATTATATAATGAAGAATTAAAAGTTCCTCAGGGTGATGGTATTGCACGAGTTGCTCTTTTGAATTACGATGATGAAGCTGTTATTAGAAAAGGGTTTTTAGCAGGTCGCAATAAAGAAGAAGATTTAGATGATGTTATATGGCTGTTCAGAAATTTTAAAAGCATTTCTTTTATGGCAAAAGCTATTAAGGAATGGGAGCAAGCAGATAATTTGATCAATCAGCTATATTGGTTCGGAAAAGAGATCGATCATCAGGTAAGAGCTTCAAAGTTGAACTCTGGAATCAGAGAAAAAATGCTTTTGGAGATTAGTATTCTCAGTAATAAATTAACGATAAATGAACGCAATTTCTCTAACACACTAGGGGAAGGAACACATATGATTAAAGGGGTATTAATCATTATAAATGTTTTTTTTATATTGATTATCATAAGTAGTGTGAGCTATTATTATTCTATAATGGTCAAAAGGCTTATTGCATCAAAAAAAGAAATTGAGATTAAAAACGAAAATTTGATTATACTCAATAGCGAGCTTGACAATTTTGTCTATAGCGTTTCACATGATTTAAGATCACCTATTACCTCCCTTAAAGGCTTAATTGAATTAACAAAACTGGAAGATGACTTAGAGCAGATCAATTATTATTTGATGCTAATGTGTAAAAGTCTTAATAAGCAAGACCAGTTTATAAATGATATAATCGATTACTCAAAAAATAAGAGAATAGAAATTGTTGTAAAGCCAGTGAGTTTAAACGAGCTTATAGATGATGCAATTTATCAGCATAATAACAATATAAATGCAAATAAAATTACAATTACGAAAGATGTACTTGTAGATGAAGTACAAAGTGATCGATTAAGGTTAAGAATCATTTTGAATAATTTGCTTTCAAATGCCATAAAATATGTTGATGAAAGCAAAAATGAAATGCTAATATCAATTAAAACCTATAATTCAGGGTCGTTTCATAAAATTGAAATCACAGATAACGGGATTGGAATCCAGGAAGAATATAAAGATCATATTTTTAATATGTTTTTTGTAATTAATAGTAATAAAGGTTCAGGTTTGGGGCTTTATATCGTAAAAGAAACTTTGGAAAAAATTAACGGAAATATTATGGTATATTCTGAGAGCAAAGTGGGGAGTAAGTTTATAGTAACAATACCTAATTTATATGGAAACTAA
- a CDS encoding response regulator: METNLCTEIKYAFLVVEDNEVDQFVMTRLFKKRLDITEINIVNNGEEGIQWICDNREKIKESLIILLDIQMPIMNGAQFLLEYEMLEDELKRETQIFMLSSSLDTDEIKRLKDNPYVTDFLSKPLCVEEFGKRIYANFQKKSETNYNIDIQKND; this comes from the coding sequence ATGGAAACTAATCTTTGTACGGAAATTAAGTACGCATTTTTGGTAGTAGAAGATAACGAAGTTGACCAGTTTGTTATGACTAGGTTATTCAAAAAAAGGCTTGATATAACCGAAATAAATATAGTCAATAATGGAGAAGAAGGAATTCAATGGATATGTGATAACAGAGAAAAAATTAAAGAAAGTTTAATTATTTTATTAGATATCCAAATGCCAATTATGAACGGAGCCCAATTTTTATTGGAGTATGAAATGTTAGAAGACGAACTAAAAAGAGAAACTCAAATTTTCATGCTTTCCTCTTCATTAGATACCGATGAAATCAAACGTCTTAAAGACAATCCCTATGTCACAGATTTTTTAAGTAAGCCATTATGTGTCGAAGAGTTTGGTAAAAGAATATATGCCAATTTTCAAAAAAAATCCGAAACCAACTATAACATAGATATTCAAAAGAATGACTAA